The DNA region GACGTGGGACCGGACGGTCGCGAGGGACACGGAGAGTTTCTCGGCGACTTCCGCGTTCGACTTCCCCTGGGCGAGCAGGACGATCACCTCGGACTCGCGCGGCGTGAGATCGGCGGCCCTGCGCCCGACACCGCAGGGGCGCCCCTGCTGGGGCAGGCCCTGGAGGCAGCGCCGGGCGGCGGCCGGCATCACCATGGAGGCGCCCGCGCTCACCGTGCGCAGCACGTGGATCAGATCGTCCGCGGAGGAGTCGGGGGCGAGGACCGCTCTGACGCCGACGCACAGGGCCTCGACGGAGCGGTGCGCGGACTCGGCCTTGGCGATCAGGACTATCTTCGTCAGGGCGGCGAGCTCGGCCAGCTCACGGCTGTCGTCCAGGCCGAGCGCCGGTGCCACCACGATCATGACGTGGGGGGTCAGCTCGGCGACGGTCGCGGCGGATTCACGTCCTGTGGTGAATCCGAGGACCTCGAAGTCGGGCTGCTGATCGAGCAGCGCGCGCATCGCCGCGGACATGATCGACTCGTCGCAGCACACCAGGACGCGGATCTTCATGGATCGCCGCCTCACCGCATCCCGGCCGGCCACGGGCCGCGCCCACGCCGGTCACACCGGACCGTTCCTCCCCTTCTTCTCGTCCCGGCCGTCACCGCAACCCACCCACGCGGGCCGGCCTCCCCGGCCCGAGGACGACTTCCGGCTGGTGCCCCCCTGCAGCAGTTCCCCATCTCGCCGCCCCCCTTTGAATGACACGACCATGTGCCTTCGGGTACCCCTCGTCGCTGCTGCCCGTAAACGTGTCCGGCTGCTGTTCGAATCTGCGCTTTCTCCGTTCGTACGCCCTCTCTCGCGGCATATCAGGGCAGACTCACGGGTGCGGAATATGCCGTCCGCACTGCAACATTATGTGGGCGCAACTGGCGTCCGGGCGAGGATTATCGGAAGAAGCATGAGAATGGCTCGAAACGGCGCGACGGGAAAGTCAGATCCTCCGCAGGTGTGCGTCGGCAGGGCGGCGTGGGGAGCACGGGAACTCGGTGGCGGGCCACCCGAGGCGGCTCACGAAGAACGCGCGCCCGGGAATCCGGAGGCTCGACTGGAACGCCGCCCGTAGATCTTCGTGCTGGAGGACGACGCTCACGGGGTGCAGGGCGAGCCCGGCGACGGTCGCGCACAGCCAGTAATCGGCCAGTCGCGCTCCGCCCTTGACAGCGTCCGCGAGCGTCGGCTCCGTCCGGTCGAAGCTCATGGCGACGACGACGGGCGTCGGACGCACCATCCGGGCGAGCCCGTGGGCGAGGCGGCGGCCGACGAAGCGGTCGTAGCGGACGGGGCCGAGCAGCCGCATCGTCGCGGGCGCGAGGGCGGCGCGCAGGGCCTGCCTGCTCGGCCACGACAACGGCCCGAACAGCTGGTCGAGGGCGAAGCCGTCGCCGCGCGCGGCGGCTCGGGAGCGGTCGGCCCGCAGGAACGCGTACGTCTCGCGCCAGGCCTCACGGTGGCTGAAGTCGCGGCCGCCGTGCTCGGCCACGAAGTCGGCGAACGCCGCGCGGTCGGTGCCGGACGTCAGATGCCGCACGGTGACGTCCGCGCCGCGCGCCGCCGCGCACCCCGAGGGGGCGAGCAGGCCGTCCAGGAGGGCGGGCCGGACGGGCTGGGGGCGGTAGGGGGCGCGGTTGGTGCGGCGGGCGCGGGCGGCGGCGCGCAGGGCACGCAGCTCCGCACCGCCGTCCCGGGCACCGGGGCCGACGTCGCCTCCGGCCCCGGTCGCGCCCCCGGCCCCTGCCCCGGCCTCCGCTCCGGCCTCAACTCCGGCCTCAGCCCCGGGCCCTGCCCCGCCCCGGCCCCGCAGCCGCGCCACGCACAGCGCCGTCCACGACCGGGGCCAGGCGGTCCCCGGCAGTTCGGCGCCGTGCGCCGCCCCCGCATCCAACGGGCCGTCGGCGAAGCGCAGGGCGTCCACGGACCAGCCCTGTGCCTCCAGGGCCCGCAGCAGGAGCTGCCAGTACAGGCCGCAGCTGAGCAGCATCTCGACGGCGTGGGCGGGCAGCGACCGCAGCTCCCGGTCACGGTCGAGCCCGAGGACGAGGTACTGACACGTCTCGTCCGCCTCGCCCGCCCCCTTCGCCTCGTCCGCCTCCTTCACCTCGTACGTATCGTCTGCCGCGTCCGTCCCATCGCCGCGCCCACCCCGCCCGCCCTCGGGACCCTCGGCCTCCCGGAGCACCCCGGGCACCCCGGGCACCCCGCTCGCCCCCGCCTCCCCTTCGACCACCCGCACAGCGGCAGCCCGAGACACCTCGCTCCTGGCCCACGCCACCGCCCACGGCTGGCAGTTGTGGGACGAGGGGCTGAGCACGGCGATCCGGGCGGCCTCCCGCAGAGCGTCGGCGAATTCGGCGGAGGAGGCGGAGCGCGTGGTCGTGGGCGCGGCTGAGGCGGCGGGTTCCGTGGTCGTGGGCGCGGTGGGGACGCCGGGGGCAGGGGCCCGTTCTGTGGTCATCGTCGTGTTCTCCTCAGCTCCACGCGGGGCATGCGAGCAGGCGGCGTTCTCGTGGGTCCGGCACCGTCCGTGCGTCAGCGGTCCACGGGCGGGGGCAGCAGGAAGGGGTAGGGCTTGCGCCGGATCTTGCGGTGCCAGAGCCGGTCGGCCGCGCGCAGGCGTTGGATCAGCTCCCACATGCGCGCGTCGTCGCGGTAGTACGCAAGGACCTCGGCGGCCGTGATCGGCTCCGTGAGGCGGGCGTTGGCCTGCTCCAGGAACGCGGGGATCAGCGCGTCCAGGCGTTCCTTGTGGAGGTTGCCGAGGAAGTCCAGGAGCACGCCGCGCGTCGCGTAGAACTTGTCGAAGACGGACCTGGCCACGCAGAGGCGGACGGCGTCACGCAGGATCCACGGCAGCGAGGTGAAGAACAGGCGCACGTCGAGGAGTTCGCGGCCGCGGCCGTCACGCATCAGCGGGGTGGTGACGTCCAGATAGGTCAACTCGCCGTCCATGTCGACCCAGTTGGAGGCCTGCGCGTCCAGGCCGAGCGTCGGGTGCACAGCGGCGTCGACGCGGTCGAGGAAGCGGGCGAAGAAGTTCTTCGCCCAGGCCTCGTCCTCGGTGTGCAGGAGCCGGGAACAGAGCCGCTCCGGGGGGAGTTCGCGCTGCACGCAGTACGCCGTGATCCGCCCGGAGGGCCCGGCGGTGTGCCACACCTCGGTGGGCGCGACGGTCAGGCCCCGGTCGGCGAGTCGGCGCAGATACGCGTCGAGCGAGTGGCGGTAGCGCTCGAAGCGGTCCCGGTCGGGGAAGGCAGGCAGCCGTTTGCAGGCGAAGGAGCCCTCGTCGGTGCGGAGCCGGAGCACGAGGGTGATCTCGCCGTGGCCGAGGACGTCGAGGGCGCCGTCGTCGGCTCGGCGCAGCGCGTCCTGCACCTGTTCCTCCAGGCGCGCAAGCGCGGTACGGGGGACCGTGAGGGTCATGGGTGCCTCGCTCTCGGCGGCAGCGGGGGTACGGGGGCGACCGTGACGCGGTCGTCGGGTTCGGTGGGGCGGCGCGCGGGCGTGGCGCGGGCGCCCCGGTTCATGGCGCCGTCACCACCAGGACGGCGTTCTGGCCGCCGAAGCCGAAGGAGTTGCTGACCGCGACGTCCACCTTCCGGGGGCGCGCGGCCCCGGAGACGACGTCCAGCTCGATGTCGGGGTCCTGGTCGTGGAGGTTGGCGGTCGGCGGCACCGTGCCGTGCTGGACGGCGAGGACGGTCAGGGCGGCCTCGATCGCG from Streptomyces flavofungini includes:
- a CDS encoding response regulator transcription factor — protein: MKIRVLVCCDESIMSAAMRALLDQQPDFEVLGFTTGRESAATVAELTPHVMIVVAPALGLDDSRELAELAALTKIVLIAKAESAHRSVEALCVGVRAVLAPDSSADDLIHVLRTVSAGASMVMPAAARRCLQGLPQQGRPCGVGRRAADLTPRESEVIVLLAQGKSNAEVAEKLSVSLATVRSHVHHVLRKMGVSTRAQAVAIAYETGLMATIGRTAEFRGQEG
- a CDS encoding RedV protein, whose product is MTTERAPAPGVPTAPTTTEPAASAAPTTTRSASSAEFADALREAARIAVLSPSSHNCQPWAVAWARSEVSRAAAVRVVEGEAGASGVPGVPGVLREAEGPEGGRGGRGDGTDAADDTYEVKEADEAKGAGEADETCQYLVLGLDRDRELRSLPAHAVEMLLSCGLYWQLLLRALEAQGWSVDALRFADGPLDAGAAHGAELPGTAWPRSWTALCVARLRGRGGAGPGAEAGVEAGAEAGAGAGGATGAGGDVGPGARDGGAELRALRAAARARRTNRAPYRPQPVRPALLDGLLAPSGCAAARGADVTVRHLTSGTDRAAFADFVAEHGGRDFSHREAWRETYAFLRADRSRAAARGDGFALDQLFGPLSWPSRQALRAALAPATMRLLGPVRYDRFVGRRLAHGLARMVRPTPVVVAMSFDRTEPTLADAVKGGARLADYWLCATVAGLALHPVSVVLQHEDLRAAFQSSLRIPGRAFFVSRLGWPATEFPCSPRRPADAHLRRI
- a CDS encoding DUF6206 family protein → MTLTVPRTALARLEEQVQDALRRADDGALDVLGHGEITLVLRLRTDEGSFACKRLPAFPDRDRFERYRHSLDAYLRRLADRGLTVAPTEVWHTAGPSGRITAYCVQRELPPERLCSRLLHTEDEAWAKNFFARFLDRVDAAVHPTLGLDAQASNWVDMDGELTYLDVTTPLMRDGRGRELLDVRLFFTSLPWILRDAVRLCVARSVFDKFYATRGVLLDFLGNLHKERLDALIPAFLEQANARLTEPITAAEVLAYYRDDARMWELIQRLRAADRLWHRKIRRKPYPFLLPPPVDR